The DNA region TGTGCCGTTCAATAGAATACTGGTGCATTATTTCAATTTTTCTATTAATACATGGAAAACGTGAATTTGCTAGACTCTTCTTCCTCTTCTGCCGCCGGGTCTGCGTGTGCCATCGTGTGGTATAGGCGTGACTTCTTCTATTCGTCCTATGCGGAAACCTGCTCTTGCTAAAGCTCTGATGGCTGCTTGCGCGCCCGGACCAGGTGTTCTTGGACCTGACCCGCCTGGGGCTCTTACTTTGATGTGTATTGCTGTTATTCCTTTGTCTTTGGCGATTTCTGCTGCGGCAGTGGCTGCTCTCATGGCTGCGTATGGTGATGAGCCCATTCTGTCTGCTTTTACGAACATTCCGCCGGATGTTCTGGATATTGTTTCTGCGCCTGAAATGTCTGTTACGTGCACCATTGTGTTGTTATAGGAGCTGTAAATGTGAACTACTGCCCATCTTTCGGTTTTTTTGCTGGTGCTGCTCATGTTTCTTCCTCTGTTTCTG from Candidatus Bathyarchaeota archaeon A05DMB-5 includes:
- a CDS encoding 30S ribosomal protein S11, which produces MSSTSKKTERWAVVHIYSSYNNTMVHVTDISGAETISRTSGGMFVKADRMGSSPYAAMRAATAAAEIAKDKGITAIHIKVRAPGGSGPRTPGPGAQAAIRALARAGFRIGRIEEVTPIPHDGTRRPGGRRGRRV